From one Rhodanobacteraceae bacterium genomic stretch:
- a CDS encoding GNAT family N-acetyltransferase, whose translation MTSLPEPASVIARGERLLLRQLTEADAAFMLQLVNEPGWLANIGDRGVRTLEDAVRYLRDGPLSLYPRLGFGFWAIERLDVPGPIGICGLIRRDTLPDVDIGYALLGDFEGLGYATEAARLTLDLARVRYGLARLVAIVSPGNHASERLLAKLGMQREGMIAQGDPPEELNLWAMSLAPAR comes from the coding sequence ATGACATCGCTCCCTGAACCCGCTTCCGTGATTGCGCGCGGCGAGCGCCTGTTGCTGCGCCAGCTGACCGAAGCCGACGCCGCATTCATGCTGCAGCTGGTCAACGAACCCGGCTGGCTGGCCAACATCGGCGACCGCGGCGTGCGCACGCTGGAAGATGCAGTCAGATACCTGCGGGACGGCCCGCTGTCGCTGTACCCGCGGCTCGGCTTCGGCTTCTGGGCGATCGAAAGGCTGGACGTGCCCGGACCGATCGGCATCTGTGGCCTGATCCGGCGCGACACCCTGCCGGATGTGGACATCGGCTACGCGCTCCTCGGCGATTTCGAGGGCCTGGGCTACGCGACCGAGGCCGCGCGGCTGACGCTGGACCTCGCGCGCGTGCGCTACGGCCTCGCGCGCCTGGTCGCGATCGTCTCGCCGGGCAACCATGCCTCCGAACGCCTGCTGGCGAAACTCGGGATGCAGCGCGAGGGCATGATTGCGCAGGGCGACCCGCCGGAGGAACTGAACCTGTGGGCGATGTCGCTGGCACCAGCGCGCTGA